The Patescibacteria group bacterium genome has a segment encoding these proteins:
- a CDS encoding class I SAM-dependent methyltransferase, translating to MAHNQDVKIAGYWNTQYENGKYAGQPIHPEVYQFLANYILPGQGMKLDQIKILEIGSGNGKNIIPMVELGMQVFGIELSDIGLDQTLEKLIYINQHARVIYGDFRELPWRNDYFDAVIAFNVLQHGDFPDCQLAVAEAARTLKKDGYLFISVRSSKRNPPKDACIYKDSSQGGISFISKTDKSGIILHHWHDSEIHFIARENGLEIIHKEEYSKGVSDNGIEKWHWNVVLQKK from the coding sequence ATGGCACATAATCAAGATGTAAAAATTGCTGGGTATTGGAATACCCAGTATGAAAATGGCAAATATGCCGGCCAACCGATTCATCCCGAAGTCTACCAATTCTTGGCAAATTATATTCTTCCTGGTCAAGGAATGAAACTTGACCAAATCAAGATACTGGAGATTGGGTCTGGTAATGGAAAAAATATCATTCCAATGGTAGAGCTAGGTATGCAGGTTTTTGGCATTGAATTGTCAGACATAGGATTAGATCAAACCCTTGAAAAATTGATTTACATAAATCAACATGCCAGAGTTATTTATGGTGATTTCCGGGAACTCCCGTGGCGAAATGATTACTTTGATGCTGTAATAGCATTCAATGTACTACAACATGGAGACTTCCCTGATTGTCAACTTGCTGTTGCAGAAGCAGCAAGGACTCTCAAAAAAGACGGGTATCTTTTTATCAGCGTCCGTTCTTCCAAAAGAAACCCACCAAAAGATGCTTGTATCTATAAAGATTCCAGTCAGGGTGGTATATCTTTTATATCCAAAACAGACAAATCAGGGATAATTCTTCACCACTGGCATGATAGTGAAATCCATTTCATAGCCAGAGAAAATGGGTTAGAAATAATCCACAAGGAAGAATATTCCAAAGGTGTATCTGACAATGGAATCGAGAAGTGGCACTGGAATGTGGTGCTACAAAAAAAATAG